The Pseudomonas sp. G2-4 genome window below encodes:
- a CDS encoding SDR family oxidoreductase, translated as MQISLAQQVALVTGASSGIGAGSARALANAGAAVVLNYHSSAGPAQDLAREINDNGGRAIAVGADVSKEDDVERLFAQALDAFGTLDILVANSGLQKDAAAVDMRLEDWNTVIGTNLTGQFLCARAALRIFNRQGIRQGVSRAAGKIIHMSSVHQRIPWAGHVNYAASKGGVDLLMQSLAQETSHQRIRINSIAPGAIRTAINREATEGEQEQKLLELIPYGRVGDVEDVANAVVWLASDLSDYVVGTTLFIDGGMSLYPGFRGNG; from the coding sequence ATGCAGATATCCCTCGCCCAACAAGTGGCCCTGGTCACCGGTGCCAGCTCGGGCATCGGCGCTGGTTCGGCCAGGGCCTTGGCGAACGCCGGGGCCGCCGTGGTGCTCAACTACCACTCCAGCGCTGGTCCGGCGCAAGACCTGGCTCGTGAGATCAACGACAACGGCGGCCGCGCCATTGCCGTCGGTGCCGATGTCTCGAAGGAGGACGACGTCGAGCGTCTGTTCGCCCAGGCCCTCGACGCCTTTGGCACCCTGGACATTCTGGTGGCCAACTCCGGCCTGCAAAAAGACGCCGCCGCCGTCGACATGCGCCTGGAAGACTGGAACACCGTGATCGGCACCAACCTCACCGGGCAGTTCCTCTGCGCCCGCGCCGCCCTGCGGATTTTCAACCGCCAGGGCATTCGCCAGGGCGTGTCCCGGGCCGCCGGCAAGATCATTCACATGAGTTCGGTGCACCAGCGCATTCCCTGGGCCGGTCACGTCAATTACGCCGCGTCCAAAGGCGGTGTCGATCTACTGATGCAGAGCCTGGCCCAGGAAACCAGCCACCAGCGCATCCGCATCAACAGCATCGCCCCCGGCGCCATCCGCACGGCCATCAACCGCGAAGCCACCGAGGGTGAACAGGAGCAGAAACTGCTGGAGCTGATTCCTTATGGTCGCGTGGGGGATGTGGAGGACGTCGCCAATGCCGTGGTCTGGCTGGCGTCGGACCTGTCCGATTATGTGGTGGGCACCACGTTGTTCATTGATGGCGGGATGAGCCTTTATCCGGGGTTTCGCGGCAATGGCTGA
- a CDS encoding glycoside hydrolase family 15 protein has translation MADHDEPQSPIENHGIIGDMRTAALINDRGSVDFFCWPEFDSPSIFCSLLDTSEAGIFQLAPDLPDARRQQIYLPDTNVLQTRWLSDGAVVEVTDLLPIGDSEDDLPVLMRRVRMTIGSARFRMRCAVRHDYARAATTARQDGTHICFEAPGQPSLRLCSDQAMMLDGNAAVAEFTLEQGQTAEFLLGGIDDPRLQDDVSAICLERTLAFWRGWIGQSNYRGRWREVVNRSALALKLLTSRKHGAILAAATFGLPETRGGERNWDYRYTWIRDASFTVYAFMRLGFVEEANAYMRFLRGRVSDCCDQPTKLNILYGLDGRQDLPETELPHLSGFGGAQPVRIGNLAYQQVQLDIFGELMDAVYLVNKYGEAISHQGWKHTVDVVDQVCKVWQDKDVGIWEMRGDKQHFLHSRLMCWVAVDRAIRLAEKRSLPAPFARWDETRQAIYEDIWTNFWNEERQHFIQRQGSTALDGSMLLMPLVRFVSARDPRWLSTLDAIEKSLVRDGMVYRYRNDDSPIDGLSGIEGSFAACSFWYVECLARAGRVEKAQLEFEQLLRYANPLGLYAEEFDSHGYHLGNTPQALTHLALISAASFLDRKLSGEKNHWQP, from the coding sequence ATGGCTGATCATGACGAACCACAGAGCCCTATCGAGAACCACGGCATCATCGGCGACATGCGCACTGCCGCCCTGATCAACGACCGAGGCAGCGTCGACTTTTTCTGCTGGCCGGAATTCGACAGTCCGTCGATCTTTTGCTCGCTACTGGACACCTCCGAAGCGGGGATTTTCCAACTCGCGCCAGACCTGCCTGATGCCCGTCGCCAACAAATCTACCTGCCCGACACCAACGTGCTGCAAACCCGCTGGCTGAGCGACGGCGCCGTGGTGGAAGTCACCGACCTGCTGCCCATCGGCGACAGCGAGGATGATTTGCCGGTGTTGATGCGCCGGGTCCGCATGACCATCGGCAGCGCGAGGTTTCGCATGCGCTGCGCGGTGCGCCACGACTATGCCCGGGCCGCCACCACGGCGCGCCAGGACGGCACCCACATCTGTTTCGAGGCGCCGGGGCAACCGAGCCTGCGCTTGTGCTCTGACCAGGCCATGATGTTGGACGGCAACGCCGCGGTGGCAGAGTTCACCCTGGAACAGGGCCAGACCGCCGAGTTCCTGTTGGGCGGCATCGACGACCCGCGACTTCAGGATGACGTCAGCGCGATCTGCCTGGAACGCACCCTGGCGTTCTGGCGCGGCTGGATCGGACAGTCGAATTATCGCGGACGCTGGCGGGAGGTGGTCAACCGCTCGGCCTTGGCGCTGAAGCTGCTGACCTCGCGCAAACACGGCGCCATCCTCGCTGCGGCCACCTTCGGCCTGCCGGAAACCCGGGGCGGCGAGCGCAACTGGGATTACCGCTACACCTGGATCCGCGACGCTTCGTTCACCGTCTATGCATTCATGCGCCTGGGCTTCGTCGAAGAAGCCAACGCCTACATGCGCTTTTTACGCGGTCGAGTCAGCGACTGCTGTGATCAGCCGACCAAACTCAACATCCTGTACGGCTTGGATGGCCGGCAGGATTTGCCGGAAACCGAGCTCCCGCACCTGAGCGGTTTCGGTGGTGCGCAGCCGGTGCGCATCGGCAACCTCGCCTACCAACAGGTACAGCTGGATATCTTTGGCGAGCTGATGGACGCGGTGTACCTGGTCAATAAATACGGCGAAGCCATCTCCCATCAAGGCTGGAAACACACCGTCGACGTGGTCGACCAGGTATGCAAGGTCTGGCAGGACAAGGACGTGGGCATCTGGGAAATGCGCGGCGACAAGCAGCATTTTCTGCATTCGCGGCTGATGTGCTGGGTCGCCGTCGACCGCGCCATCCGGTTGGCCGAAAAACGCTCCCTGCCCGCCCCGTTCGCCCGCTGGGACGAGACCCGCCAGGCTATCTACGAAGACATCTGGACAAATTTCTGGAACGAGGAACGCCAACACTTCATCCAGCGCCAGGGCAGCACCGCCTTGGACGGCTCGATGCTGTTGATGCCCCTGGTGCGCTTCGTCAGCGCCCGCGATCCGCGCTGGCTATCGACCCTGGACGCCATTGAAAAAAGCCTGGTGCGCGACGGCATGGTGTACCGCTACCGCAACGACGACAGCCCCATCGACGGCCTCAGTGGCATCGAAGGCTCGTTCGCCGCCTGCTCGTTCTGGTACGTCGAATGCCTGGCCCGCGCCGGCCGCGTGGAAAAAGCCCAGCTGGAATTCGAACAGCTGCTGCGCTACGCCAACCCGCTGGGGCTGTACGCTGAAGAGTTCGACAGCCATGGGTATCACTTGGGCAACACGCCCCAGGCCTTGACCCATTTGGCGTTGATCAGCGCGGCGAGTTTTCTGGATCGCAAGTTGAGTGGGGAGAAGAATCATTGGCAGCCGTGA
- a CDS encoding AraC family transcriptional regulator, translated as MSVSTSIHIAADDGVNQRRAELAELMKRFAPKYGVHPTAIEALHLIRSDQPSDALHVVHKPGLCVIVEGRKEVRLADECYVYDPLNYLVVSVTLPLAGQVVEASPERPYLCIRLDIDPAQICRLIADTSPIGVPVQRTGRGLFLDRIDAPLLDAMLRLLRLLDSPDDIPTLAPLAQQEIFYRLLRGAQGQRLHEIAIPDTQTHRISRAIEWLNTHYAEPLSIDSLAQMINLSPSALHHRFKAVTAMSPLQYQKQLRLQEARRLLLAENSDVSSIGYKMGYESPSQFSREYSRLFGASPSKDIARLRAQALQASSA; from the coding sequence ATGTCGGTATCCACGTCCATCCACATAGCGGCTGATGACGGCGTCAATCAGCGTCGCGCCGAACTGGCGGAGCTGATGAAGCGTTTCGCGCCGAAATACGGCGTCCACCCCACGGCCATCGAGGCCTTGCACCTGATCCGCAGCGACCAGCCGAGCGACGCCCTGCACGTGGTGCACAAGCCTGGGCTGTGCGTGATCGTCGAGGGGCGCAAGGAAGTGCGCCTGGCGGATGAATGCTACGTGTATGACCCGCTCAACTACCTGGTGGTCTCGGTAACCTTGCCGTTGGCCGGCCAGGTGGTCGAAGCCAGTCCTGAACGGCCCTACTTGTGCATTCGTCTGGACATCGACCCGGCACAAATCTGCCGGCTGATCGCCGACACCAGCCCTATCGGTGTACCGGTCCAGCGAACCGGGCGTGGGTTGTTCCTGGACCGTATCGATGCGCCACTGCTCGATGCGATGTTGCGCCTGCTGCGGCTGCTGGACAGTCCGGACGATATCCCTACCCTGGCGCCCCTGGCCCAGCAGGAGATCTTCTACCGACTGCTGCGCGGGGCCCAAGGCCAGCGCTTGCACGAAATTGCTATTCCCGATACCCAGACCCATCGCATCAGCCGGGCCATCGAGTGGCTCAACACTCATTATGCCGAGCCACTGAGCATCGACAGCCTCGCCCAAATGATCAACCTCAGCCCTTCGGCACTGCATCACCGCTTCAAGGCCGTGACCGCCATGAGCCCGCTGCAATACCAGAAACAGCTGCGTCTGCAGGAAGCCCGACGACTGCTATTGGCGGAGAACAGCGACGTTTCATCCATCGGTTACAAGATGGGGTATGAAAGCCCTTCGCAGTTCAGTCGCGAATACAGCCGTCTATTTGGCGCGTCACCGAGCAAGGACATCGCTCGTTTGCGCGCCCAGGCGTTGCAGGCCAGTAGCGCCTGA
- the inhA gene encoding isonitrile hydratase has product MTLQIGLLLFPQVQQLDLTGPYDVLASLPDVKVHLIWKDLAPVTSSTGLRLLPTTTFEDCPKLDVICVPGGTGVGFLMEDEQTLAFIKRQASHAQYITSVCTGSLVLGAAGLLQGKRATTHWAYHSLLSTLGATPIKERVVRDGNLLTGGGITAGIDFALTLAAELFDQDTAELVQLQLEYAPAPPFNAGCPDTAPAQVLEEAQRRTTESFRVRSQIAQRAAARLELA; this is encoded by the coding sequence ATGACGTTGCAGATCGGTTTGCTGTTGTTTCCCCAGGTTCAACAACTGGACCTTACCGGTCCTTATGACGTGCTGGCCTCGTTGCCCGACGTGAAGGTTCACCTGATCTGGAAAGACTTGGCACCGGTCACCTCGAGCACCGGGTTGAGGCTGTTGCCTACCACCACGTTCGAGGATTGCCCAAAGCTTGACGTGATTTGCGTCCCTGGTGGTACCGGCGTCGGCTTCTTGATGGAGGACGAGCAGACCTTGGCCTTTATCAAGCGACAGGCCAGCCACGCGCAATACATCACCTCGGTGTGCACCGGTTCGCTGGTACTTGGTGCGGCGGGCCTGCTGCAAGGGAAACGGGCCACCACCCATTGGGCCTACCACAGCTTGCTGTCCACCCTCGGCGCGACACCGATCAAGGAACGCGTGGTTCGCGACGGCAACCTGCTCACCGGTGGCGGCATTACCGCCGGGATCGATTTCGCCTTGACCCTGGCGGCGGAGTTGTTCGACCAGGACACCGCCGAACTGGTCCAACTGCAACTCGAATACGCCCCTGCCCCGCCGTTCAACGCAGGCTGCCCGGACACTGCTCCCGCGCAAGTATTGGAAGAAGCCCAGCGGCGCACGACCGAGTCGTTCCGGGTGCGCTCGCAGATCGCCCAGCGTGCTGCGGCACGGTTGGAATTGGCGTAA
- the tam gene encoding trans-aconitate 2-methyltransferase, producing MSWSAKQYVTFEQERTRPARDLLAAIPSVEARSVIDLGCGPGNSTELLVEHFPGATVRGLDSSSDMIEAARQRLPAVTFDTADIGRWNESGPFDVIFANAVLQWLPDHATLLPSLASKLAEGGSLAVQMPDNLHQPSHRLMREVAANGPWAKQLAGVADMRTQVEDTSTYYSILKPHCTRVDVWRTTYHHPLAGGAAGVVEWFKGSALRPFLEPLDQAQREQYLERYLQAVEQAYPALDDGTVLLPFPRVFMVATR from the coding sequence ATGAGCTGGTCCGCCAAGCAATACGTCACTTTCGAACAGGAACGCACCCGTCCGGCCCGGGACCTGCTGGCCGCCATTCCCTCCGTGGAAGCGCGCTCAGTGATCGACCTGGGCTGCGGCCCCGGGAACTCCACCGAACTGCTGGTGGAACACTTCCCCGGCGCCACAGTGCGCGGCCTCGACAGTTCCAGCGACATGATCGAGGCCGCTCGCCAGCGCTTGCCTGCCGTAACGTTCGACACGGCAGACATCGGCCGCTGGAATGAATCCGGACCGTTCGACGTGATCTTCGCCAACGCCGTGCTGCAATGGCTGCCCGACCACGCCACCCTGCTACCCTCGCTGGCGAGCAAGCTCGCCGAGGGTGGCAGCCTGGCGGTCCAGATGCCCGACAACCTGCACCAACCGTCCCACCGATTAATGCGGGAAGTCGCGGCCAACGGCCCCTGGGCCAAGCAACTGGCCGGGGTGGCTGATATGCGTACGCAAGTCGAGGACACCAGCACTTATTACTCGATCCTCAAGCCCCACTGCACCCGCGTCGACGTGTGGCGCACCACCTATCACCACCCACTGGCCGGCGGTGCCGCGGGTGTAGTGGAGTGGTTCAAGGGTAGCGCTTTACGGCCGTTTCTCGAGCCGCTGGATCAAGCGCAGCGCGAGCAGTACCTGGAGCGCTATCTCCAGGCGGTCGAACAGGCTTATCCAGCCCTGGACGATGGCACGGTATTGCTGCCATTTCCCCGTGTGTTCATGGTTGCGACGCGCTAG
- a CDS encoding cupin-like domain-containing protein, which yields MDLQTILGKLFANAGAVGIEGVFQFVFGPHQAYWSEVKASSRTQAGRHTSPDVTIEVTEKDFLGIMAGMANVEELFASGRLKIGGNMGLATLLPQIIDHARHGGGVVEKVDMNKRYPTPSRFSEKLTASLPTQYSVERRPRSELSVQEFQARYLPHGIPVVISDALQDWPLFKLSREESLVHFAELQGITRHGDYVKKTFSTERDFRSTSMADFIASLDSPAVKGTDGEPPAYMGNNILPAQLMEQIQYPPYFDPSLFIPPRIWIGPKGTLTPLHRDDTDNLFAQVWGQKTFTLAAPHHREALGTWSTAPQGGLDGCDFNPDEPDYQRFPHARDVTFLRVTLEAGDLLFLPEGWFHQVESVSTSLSVNFWVNSGRGW from the coding sequence GTGGACCTGCAAACCATCCTGGGCAAACTGTTCGCCAATGCCGGCGCCGTCGGTATCGAAGGTGTCTTCCAATTCGTGTTCGGCCCGCATCAGGCGTATTGGTCCGAGGTCAAGGCCAGCAGCCGCACCCAGGCCGGTCGGCACACCAGCCCCGACGTGACCATCGAAGTGACGGAAAAGGATTTTCTCGGGATCATGGCCGGCATGGCCAATGTCGAAGAGCTGTTTGCCAGCGGTCGCCTGAAGATTGGCGGCAACATGGGCCTGGCAACGTTGCTGCCGCAGATCATCGACCATGCCCGTCATGGCGGTGGCGTGGTGGAAAAGGTCGACATGAACAAGCGCTACCCCACCCCGTCGCGTTTCAGCGAAAAACTCACCGCCAGCCTGCCCACTCAATACAGTGTGGAACGACGACCGCGTAGCGAGCTATCGGTGCAGGAATTTCAAGCGCGCTACCTGCCCCATGGCATTCCGGTGGTCATCAGCGATGCCTTGCAGGACTGGCCGTTGTTCAAGCTCAGCCGCGAGGAGTCCCTGGTACATTTTGCCGAACTGCAAGGCATCACCCGCCATGGCGACTACGTGAAGAAAACCTTCTCGACCGAGCGGGATTTCCGCTCCACGTCCATGGCCGACTTCATCGCCTCCCTGGACAGCCCGGCGGTCAAAGGCACCGACGGCGAACCACCGGCCTACATGGGCAACAACATCCTGCCGGCGCAGTTGATGGAGCAGATCCAATACCCACCCTATTTCGACCCGTCGCTGTTCATCCCGCCGCGCATCTGGATCGGCCCCAAGGGCACCCTGACGCCGCTGCACCGCGATGACACCGATAACCTGTTTGCCCAGGTCTGGGGGCAGAAAACCTTCACCCTCGCCGCACCCCATCACCGCGAGGCCCTGGGTACTTGGTCCACAGCGCCCCAAGGCGGGCTGGACGGCTGTGATTTCAACCCCGACGAGCCGGACTACCAGCGCTTCCCCCACGCCCGGGACGTGACCTTCCTGCGCGTGACGCTGGAGGCTGGGGATCTGTTGTTCCTGCCGGAAGGCTGGTTCCATCAGGTGGAGTCGGTGTCCACGTCGTTGTCGGTGAACTTCTGGGTGAATTCGGGGCGGGGTTGGTAA
- a CDS encoding Atu4866 domain-containing protein, producing MRTAFGEQNKFVGLWVTADGVIRHRLLPGGRYDEARGLRESAYQGDYWLQDDHIEYHDDTGFTADGDFREGVLYHAGMVLYRQEGR from the coding sequence ATGAGAACGGCATTTGGAGAACAGAACAAATTCGTCGGCCTGTGGGTGACGGCCGATGGCGTGATCCGCCATCGGCTGTTGCCAGGCGGACGCTACGACGAAGCACGGGGTTTGCGCGAAAGTGCTTACCAAGGCGACTACTGGTTACAGGACGACCATATCGAATACCACGACGACACCGGTTTCACCGCCGATGGGGATTTTCGCGAGGGCGTGCTCTATCACGCGGGGATGGTGTTGTATCGCCAGGAGGGGCGATGA
- a CDS encoding alpha/beta fold hydrolase, whose amino-acid sequence MTQLTLLCLPYSGASAMVYSRWRRTLPQWLHVQPVELPGRGARFDEPLHTDMGPLAMQLARELRPTLKAPYAVFGHSLGALLACEIAHALRELGCPEPVALFASGTAAPTMRADYDRGFAEPKTDAELIDQLRTLNGTSEEILANEELMALTLPILRADFLLCGRFQPQVRPPLNCPVHVLGGTTDKATTEQLIGWRRETTGSFSVDMLAGGHFFIHQHEARVLRLIKDQLSVHHRRHGVAISA is encoded by the coding sequence GTGACTCAACTGACCCTGCTGTGCCTGCCTTATTCCGGCGCCAGCGCGATGGTTTACAGCCGCTGGCGGCGCACGTTGCCGCAGTGGCTGCACGTGCAGCCCGTGGAGCTGCCGGGGCGCGGAGCGCGTTTCGACGAACCGCTGCACACCGACATGGGCCCGTTGGCGATGCAATTGGCGCGGGAACTGCGCCCGACGCTTAAGGCTCCTTATGCCGTGTTCGGTCACAGCCTCGGCGCGCTGCTGGCCTGCGAGATCGCCCATGCCTTGCGTGAACTCGGCTGCCCGGAACCGGTGGCACTGTTCGCGTCTGGCACCGCGGCACCGACGATGCGGGCCGACTACGACCGTGGTTTCGCTGAGCCGAAAACCGATGCTGAACTGATCGACCAGCTACGCACCCTCAACGGTACCAGCGAGGAAATATTGGCCAACGAAGAGCTGATGGCCCTGACCTTGCCGATCCTGCGGGCGGATTTCCTGCTGTGCGGACGCTTCCAGCCCCAGGTTCGCCCACCGCTCAACTGCCCGGTGCATGTGCTCGGCGGCACCACCGACAAGGCCACCACCGAACAACTGATTGGCTGGCGCCGGGAAACCACGGGAAGCTTTTCGGTGGACATGCTGGCCGGTGGGCACTTCTTCATTCATCAGCATGAGGCCAGGGTGCTGCGGCTGATCAAGGATCAGTTGAGCGTGCATCATCGGCGGCATGGCGTGGCGATCAGCGCGTGA
- a CDS encoding GlxA family transcriptional regulator — translation MPNVPKTVHVLAFANVQVLDVTGPLQVFASANDLARQQGLPLPYAPTVIAVGGGAVMSSAGLALMAEPLPSEGSDTLLIAGGWGVYEAAKDPALVAWVKDHGLRSRRVASVCTGAFLLAASGWLDGRRVVTHWTRCEQLAQQHPQLRVEPNPIFINDGPVWTSAGVTAGIDLALALVEEDLGRAVALEVARHLVVFLKRPGGQSQFSVTLSLQKQGSRFDDLHAWIAENLTRDLGLPSLAAEVGMSERSFVRHYRADTGQTPARAVELIRVETARRLLADTAVSIKRVAVQCGFGSEETLRRSFLRAMGVTPQAYRERFALSPQANPAMP, via the coding sequence ATGCCAAATGTCCCGAAAACCGTTCACGTCCTGGCCTTTGCCAACGTGCAAGTGCTGGATGTCACCGGCCCCTTGCAAGTGTTTGCCTCGGCCAATGACCTGGCCCGCCAGCAAGGCTTGCCGTTACCGTACGCGCCGACGGTGATCGCCGTCGGGGGCGGGGCGGTGATGTCTTCGGCGGGGTTGGCGCTGATGGCCGAGCCGCTGCCGAGCGAAGGCAGCGACACCTTGCTGATCGCTGGCGGCTGGGGGGTGTACGAAGCGGCGAAGGACCCGGCGCTCGTGGCCTGGGTCAAGGACCATGGCCTGCGCTCGCGGCGCGTGGCGTCAGTGTGCACCGGGGCGTTCCTGCTGGCCGCCAGTGGTTGGCTGGACGGACGGCGAGTGGTCACCCATTGGACTCGCTGTGAACAACTGGCCCAGCAGCATCCGCAGCTGCGGGTCGAACCCAATCCGATTTTCATCAACGATGGCCCGGTCTGGACGTCCGCCGGGGTCACTGCCGGCATTGACCTGGCCCTGGCACTGGTGGAAGAAGACCTGGGCCGTGCCGTGGCCCTGGAGGTCGCCCGGCACCTGGTGGTATTCCTCAAGCGGCCTGGCGGGCAATCGCAGTTCAGCGTGACGCTTTCGCTACAGAAACAGGGCAGCCGTTTTGACGACTTGCATGCGTGGATTGCCGAAAACCTCACCCGCGACCTGGGCTTGCCGAGCCTGGCCGCCGAGGTGGGCATGAGCGAACGCAGTTTTGTCCGCCACTACCGCGCCGACACCGGCCAGACCCCGGCGCGGGCGGTGGAGCTGATTCGCGTGGAAACCGCCCGCCGCCTGCTGGCCGACACGGCCGTGTCGATCAAGCGCGTGGCAGTGCAATGCGGCTTTGGCAGTGAAGAAACCCTGCGCCGCAGCTTCCTGCGGGCCATGGGCGTGACGCCCCAGGCGTATCGCGAGCGGTTTGCGCTCAGCCCTCAAGCAAATCCAGCAATGCCCTGA
- a CDS encoding SDR family oxidoreductase: MSDIQNKVVVITGASSGIGEAAARLLAARGARVVLGARRVDRLQAVVQELEAAGQQAACKAVDVTRRDDVQSLIDFAVERFGKVDVIINNAGVMPLSKLEALKVEEWDRMIDVNIRGVLHGIAAGLPLMQRQRSGQFINIASIGAYAVSPTAAVYCATKYAVRAISEGLRQEVGGDVRVTVISPGVTESELAESISDEGGRAEMREFRRISIPAEAIARAIAYAIEQPADVDVSELIVRPTASPF; the protein is encoded by the coding sequence ATGTCCGATATCCAAAACAAAGTTGTAGTCATCACCGGTGCCAGCAGCGGAATTGGCGAAGCCGCTGCACGGCTGCTGGCCGCCCGGGGCGCCCGTGTTGTACTGGGTGCACGACGCGTCGACCGCTTGCAGGCGGTGGTCCAGGAACTTGAAGCCGCCGGCCAGCAGGCCGCCTGCAAAGCCGTGGACGTGACCCGTCGCGATGATGTCCAGAGCCTGATTGATTTCGCGGTCGAGCGTTTCGGCAAGGTCGACGTCATCATCAACAACGCCGGGGTCATGCCCCTCTCCAAACTTGAGGCGCTGAAAGTCGAAGAGTGGGACCGCATGATCGACGTCAACATCCGCGGCGTGCTCCACGGCATCGCGGCCGGCCTGCCCTTGATGCAGCGCCAGCGCAGCGGCCAGTTCATCAACATCGCGTCCATTGGTGCCTATGCCGTCAGCCCGACCGCCGCGGTGTATTGCGCCACCAAGTATGCCGTGCGGGCGATTTCCGAAGGCCTGCGCCAGGAGGTCGGCGGTGATGTGCGGGTGACAGTGATTTCCCCTGGCGTCACAGAGTCGGAACTGGCCGAGAGCATTTCCGATGAGGGTGGCCGTGCCGAAATGCGCGAATTCCGGCGGATCTCCATTCCCGCCGAGGCGATTGCCCGGGCGATTGCCTACGCCATCGAGCAACCGGCAGATGTGGACGTCAGCGAACTGATTGTGCGGCCAACCGCCAGCCCGTTCTGA
- a CDS encoding alpha/beta hydrolase translates to MNLEPRINFAVTPLLRIAYEEHGPATGEPVILLHGFPYDPRAFDEVAPVLAQRGYRVIVPYLRGYGPTRFNNPAILRSGQQAALAQDLLDLMHVLSIPQAALCGYDWGGRAACIVAALWPERVRCLVTGDGYNLQDIPRSKQPLDPQTEHRLWYQYYFHTERGVEGLTQNRRELCELLWRLWSPTWKRGAELYPFSAPSFDNPDFVDVVIHSYRHRFMYAPGDPTLEWLEERLAAQPAISVPSISLCGADDGVGPAPEHDEDAEHFSSFYERRVLAGVGHNIPQEAPEATLRALLDLLEG, encoded by the coding sequence ATGAACCTTGAGCCCAGGATCAACTTCGCAGTGACGCCGTTACTGCGTATCGCCTACGAAGAACACGGCCCCGCCACGGGCGAACCGGTGATCCTGCTGCACGGTTTCCCCTACGACCCCAGGGCTTTCGATGAAGTCGCGCCGGTTCTGGCCCAACGGGGCTATCGGGTCATCGTGCCCTACCTGCGCGGCTACGGCCCGACCCGGTTCAACAATCCGGCCATCCTGCGCTCCGGCCAACAAGCGGCGCTGGCCCAGGACCTGCTGGACCTGATGCACGTCCTCTCCATCCCCCAAGCGGCGCTGTGCGGCTATGACTGGGGCGGTCGGGCCGCGTGTATCGTCGCGGCGCTGTGGCCCGAGCGCGTGCGCTGCCTGGTGACCGGCGACGGCTATAACCTGCAGGATATTCCCCGATCCAAGCAGCCGCTGGACCCGCAAACCGAACATCGCCTGTGGTACCAGTATTACTTCCACACGGAGCGGGGCGTCGAGGGCCTGACGCAGAATCGGCGCGAACTGTGCGAACTGCTCTGGCGCTTGTGGTCACCGACCTGGAAACGCGGCGCCGAGCTTTATCCCTTCAGCGCCCCGTCGTTCGATAACCCGGATTTTGTCGACGTGGTGATTCATTCCTACCGTCATCGCTTCATGTACGCACCGGGCGATCCGACGTTGGAGTGGCTGGAAGAACGACTTGCCGCGCAACCGGCCATCAGCGTGCCAAGCATTTCCCTGTGTGGAGCCGACGACGGTGTGGGGCCCGCGCCTGAACACGATGAAGACGCCGAGCATTTCAGCAGTTTCTACGAGCGCCGAGTGCTGGCCGGTGTAGGCCACAACATTCCCCAGGAAGCCCCTGAGGCAACGCTCAGGGCATTGCTGGATTTGCTTGAGGGCTGA
- a CDS encoding DUF6124 family protein, translated as MVKITPNPPRAEDLSAHTTLDSKKLREAADRALNLHLSPPTPAKPDTQDGQVFSVVPGINTESVLTSLSETLASANAMVGDLAFELEGSRRHVALGIQQLIELGTLLANRALDDIEPTS; from the coding sequence ATGGTCAAGATCACCCCCAACCCCCCACGGGCCGAAGACCTCTCTGCCCACACCACCCTCGATTCAAAAAAACTCCGCGAAGCCGCCGACCGGGCGCTGAATCTTCACTTGTCTCCCCCGACGCCAGCCAAGCCCGACACCCAGGACGGCCAGGTCTTTTCCGTCGTCCCAGGCATCAATACCGAATCGGTGCTGACCAGCCTCAGCGAAACCCTGGCCTCGGCCAATGCCATGGTCGGTGACTTGGCGTTCGAGCTGGAGGGCTCGCGGCGGCATGTAGCGTTGGGGATTCAGCAGTTGATCGAGCTGGGTACGTTGCTGGCCAATCGGGCGTTGGATGACATTGAGCCGACCAGCTAA